A genomic window from Candidatus Binatia bacterium includes:
- a CDS encoding DUF427 domain-containing protein, which produces MPGRTDWDAARVRRERDRFRAEIRVRPSKIDVPGHGQESVWGYSRPPRIERESRPVRVELAGVVLAQSVQAVRVLETSSPPTVYLPPSDVRFSSVRKMPERTLCEWKGLAVYWEAKVGVRVARAIAWSYPEPFPEYAALQDWIAFFPGRVDGCWLGEERVRPQPGEYYGGWVTDDVVGPFKGEPGSERW; this is translated from the coding sequence ATGCCGGGCCGGACGGACTGGGACGCGGCTCGCGTCCGACGCGAGCGAGACCGGTTTCGCGCAGAGATTCGCGTACGCCCGTCTAAGATCGACGTGCCGGGCCACGGACAGGAGTCGGTCTGGGGGTATTCTCGGCCGCCGCGGATCGAACGAGAGTCGCGGCCGGTCCGTGTGGAACTCGCAGGGGTCGTTCTCGCACAGAGCGTGCAGGCGGTTCGGGTTCTGGAGACCTCGAGCCCGCCGACGGTCTACCTGCCGCCGTCGGACGTTCGGTTTTCTTCCGTGCGGAAGATGCCCGAGCGGACGCTCTGCGAGTGGAAGGGACTCGCCGTCTACTGGGAAGCGAAGGTCGGCGTTCGTGTCGCCCGGGCGATCGCGTGGAGCTACCCGGAGCCGTTCCCAGAGTACGCTGCTCTGCAGGATTGGATTGCGTTCTTTCCGGGTCGTGTCGACGGGTGTTGGCTCGGAGAAGAACGCGTTCGACCGCAACCAGGAGAGTACTACGGCGGATGGGTGACCGACGACGTCGTCGGTCCGTTCAAGGGAGAGCCGGGAAGCGAACGTTGGTAG
- a CDS encoding Gfo/Idh/MocA family oxidoreductase: protein MASSQRNAPLPVGLIGLGKHGVRYLDHIRRDVPALRVVAVSRRDDAMGTAQAQDLGVRFHADATDLVRDPEVRGVISVVPPTLNDDIVEACASTGRPLLIEKPFAIDAASAFRLAARVESSGIPCLVAQTLRFSPVVATVREWLADLGRISQILLTQSFEPSRLGWLDDPTRSGGGNVLHTGVHMFDLLRHLLGGEVVDASCFVDRVVTTETEDNFSATFRMQAPEGPCLGAAAGSRATTSRAGQIRIVAEAGQILADHVHGTATLFEGRGAVRTVEPAEVPTVRAVLEEFSRVATGDRPSSVTAGDGAAAVAIADACYRSAETGAQVRVPTRED, encoded by the coding sequence ATGGCCTCTTCGCAACGAAACGCGCCCCTTCCGGTGGGCTTGATCGGGCTCGGCAAGCACGGTGTCCGGTACCTCGATCACATCCGGCGGGATGTTCCCGCGCTGCGCGTCGTCGCGGTTTCTCGCCGGGATGACGCGATGGGGACGGCTCAAGCGCAGGATCTAGGTGTGCGTTTTCACGCTGACGCCACGGATCTCGTGCGGGATCCCGAAGTGCGCGGCGTGATCTCCGTCGTGCCGCCGACGCTCAACGACGACATCGTCGAGGCCTGTGCGAGCACGGGGCGTCCCCTGCTGATCGAGAAGCCCTTCGCGATCGACGCTGCGTCGGCGTTTCGTCTCGCGGCTCGCGTCGAGTCCTCCGGGATCCCGTGTTTGGTTGCGCAGACGCTGCGGTTCTCGCCAGTCGTCGCGACCGTTCGCGAGTGGCTCGCCGATCTCGGGCGGATCAGTCAGATCCTCCTCACCCAGAGCTTCGAGCCCAGTCGCCTCGGCTGGTTGGATGACCCGACGAGGTCGGGTGGCGGCAACGTGCTTCATACCGGCGTGCACATGTTCGATCTGCTGCGGCATCTTCTGGGCGGGGAGGTCGTCGACGCCTCCTGCTTCGTCGACCGGGTCGTCACGACCGAAACAGAGGACAACTTCTCCGCGACGTTCCGCATGCAGGCTCCCGAAGGTCCGTGCCTTGGTGCCGCGGCGGGCTCGAGGGCGACCACGAGTCGCGCCGGCCAGATCCGGATTGTGGCCGAGGCAGGCCAGATTCTGGCCGACCACGTTCACGGTACGGCGACCCTTTTCGAGGGGCGGGGCGCGGTTCGCACGGTCGAGCCGGCAGAGGTGCCCACGGTGCGCGCGGTTCTCGAGGAATTCAGCCGTGTGGCGACCGGCGACCGGCCCTCGTCGGTCACGGCCGGCGATGGCGCGGCGGCGGTAGCTATCGCCGACGCGTGCTATCGATCCGCGGAGACCGGGGCTCAGGTGCGGGTCCCCACGAGAGAGGACTGA